Proteins encoded together in one Prunus dulcis chromosome 3, ALMONDv2, whole genome shotgun sequence window:
- the LOC117623267 gene encoding protein FEZ-like, which translates to MDEKNDMDKIDDVMLPGFRFHPTDEELVGFYLRRKIQQRHLPIELIKQVDIYKYDPWDLPKLASTGEKEWYFYCPRDRKYRNSARPNRVTGAGFWKATGTDRPIYSSEGSKCIGLKKSLVFYRGRAAKGIKTDWMMHEFRLPSLSESAPPPKKLLDKSLPANDAWAICRIFKKTNSMAQRALSHSWGSPFPEPTAASGLLNQGAHCTQFSSENMSCTTDIGSSIQFWSNNDLQQASNASYSAFDTLPYKPINPTGSKPSIFDADQFPNGFMFSPVEMSGPISPALIGDLSNTTGSIDFDGSQQQQFSGFSIKLSQNQMQGNMETGENEGGIRKNLSSSTSHANNNNNNNGQWGSIRPIAFPFSLGSDDDAWKPTLPSDSPPCPSDMSTSYSTNKCYT; encoded by the exons aTGGATGAGAAGAATGACATGGACAAGATTGATGATGTGATGTTGCCTGGCTTTCGTTTTCATCCCACTGATGAGGAGCTCGTTGGGTTTTACCTCAGGAGAAAAATTCAGCAGAGGCATCTCCCCATTGAGTTGATTAAGCAAGTTGACATTTACAAATATGATCCCTGGGATCTTCCAA AGCTGGCAAGTACTGGGGAGAAAGAATGGTACTTCTACTGCCCAAGAGACAGGAAATACAGGAACAGTGCTAGGCCTAATCGAGTCACAGGAGCTGGGTTTTGGAAAGCAACTGGAACAGACAGGCCTATTTATTCTTCTGAAGGCTCCAAGTGCATAGGTTTGAAGAAGTCCCTTGTGTTCTACAGAGGCAGAGCTGCTAAGGGGATCAAAACTGACTGGATGATGCATGAATTTCGGTTACCTTCTCTCTCAGAGTCGGCACCACCACCAAAAAAGCTCTTGGATAAAAGCCTTCCGGCAAAT GATGCATGGGCAATTTGTAGGATTTTCAAGAAGACAAACTCCATGGCACAGAGAGCTCTTTCTCACTCTTGGGGGTCTCCATTCCCGGAACCTACAGCAGCATCTGGTTTACTCAATCAAGGTGCACACTGCACTCAGTTCAGCTCAGAGAACATGTCGTGCACAACTGACATAGGATCATCCATCCAGTTTTGGAGCAACAATGACTTGCAACAAGCTTCTAATGCCAGCTACTCTGCCTTCGACACTCTCCCTTATAAACCCATCAATCCCACAGGATCCAAACCCTCCATATTTGATGCAGATCAATTTCCCAATGGCTTCATGTTCTCTCCAGTGGAAATGTCAGGACCCATCAGCCCTGCCTTGATTGGTGATTTGAGTAACACAACTGGAAGCATAGACTTTGATGGTTCACAACAGCAACAGTTCAGCGGCTTTTCGATCAAATTGTCACAGAATCAGATGCAGGGAAACATGGAAACAGGAGAAAATGAAGGGGGCATCAGGAAGAACTTAAGTAGTAGCACAAGCCAtgctaataataataataataataatggcCAGTGGGGAAGCATCAGACCAATTGCATTTCCCTTCAGTTTGGGTTCAGATGATGATGCTTGGAAGCCTACTCTGCCATCAGATTCACCACCTTGTCCAAGTGACATGTCCACTAGCTATTCTACAAACAAATGCTACACTTGA